The stretch of DNA CTTGATGAGCTTCTTGCCCTGGGCCCAGGCGACGGCGTCGGCCAGGGCGACATAGGCGCCGGTGATCGCGGCCGTGCGGGTGCCGCCGTCGGCCTGGAGGACGTCGCAGTCGAGGACGATGGTGTTCTCGCCGAGCGCCTTGTAGTCGATGACGGCGCGGAGGCTGCGGCCGATGAGGCGGGAGATCTCGTGGGTGCGGCCGCCGATCTTGCCGCGTACGGATTCGCGGTCACCGCGGGTGTTGGTGGAGCGGGGCAGCATCGAGTACTCGGCGGTGACCCAGCCTTCGCCGCTGCCCTTGCGCCAGCGCGGGACGCCTTCGGTGACGGAGGCGGTGCAGAAGACTTTGGTGTCGCCGAAGGAGATGAGGACGGAGCCCTCGGCGTGCTTGCTCCAGCCGCGCTCGATGGTGATCGGGCGGAGCTGTTCGGGGGTGCGGCCGTCGATTCGAGACATGACGCCGACCCTATCCGGTACGCGTACAGGCCCCGTTCCGGTTGCCGGAGCGGGGCCTGTACGTGTGTATGGCTGGGGGTTGGGGCGTTATGCCCCGGGTGCTGCGGTGCTGCTGCTCACATCATGTCTTCGATGTCGGCGGCGATGGGGTCAGCGTCGGTGCCGATGACGACCTGGATCGCGGTGCCCATCTTGACGACGCCGTGGGCGCCCGCGGCCTTGAGCGCGGCGTCGTCGACCAGGCTCGGGTCGTTGACCTCGGTGCGGAGGCGGGTGATGCAGCCCTCGACCTCTTCGATGTTGTCGATGCCGCCGAGCCCGGCAACGATCTTCTCAGCCTTGCTGGCCATGGTGTTCTCCCTGTTCTTAAAGGACGCGGCCTCACCACACCGTAGGTCCGCTTTGTCACGGTAACGCACGGTTGGAGCATCTTCGCGGGCGGCTACGGCACTCGTACCCAATGATGGCGATCAAGGTGCCATCCCTCGCGCCATTCCTGCCGGGACGGCACCGCACTCGTTCCGCGACTACTCGTTCCGCAACTGGTCTACACCAGTTTTCAACGACCGCCAAACCTGGCTTGTTCCGGAGGGGACGCCGATGAGTTCCGAAGCTGCAGCGGTGCCGCAGAAGAAGTGGTGGAACGGGCTGTTCCAGGGTCTCCAGAAGATGGGCCGCAGCCTCCAGCTCCCCATCGCCGTCCTGCCCGCCGCCGGCATCCTCAACCGCCTCGGACAGCCGGACGTCTTCGGTGCCGACGGCCTCGGCTGGGACAACGTCGCCAAGGTCTTCGCGGCGGCGGGCGGCTCCCTCCTGGACTCCACCCTCGGCCTGCCCCTGCTGTTCTGCATCGGTGTCGCGATCGGCATGGCCAAGAAGTCGGACGGCTCCACGGCGCTCGCCGCGGTCGCGGGCTTCCTCGTGTACTACGCGGTGCTTCGCGCCTTCCCCGACGACTGCCCCACGGACACCACCTTCGGCGC from Streptomyces sp. BA2 encodes:
- the rph gene encoding ribonuclease PH — its product is MSRIDGRTPEQLRPITIERGWSKHAEGSVLISFGDTKVFCTASVTEGVPRWRKGSGEGWVTAEYSMLPRSTNTRGDRESVRGKIGGRTHEISRLIGRSLRAVIDYKALGENTIVLDCDVLQADGGTRTAAITGAYVALADAVAWAQGKKLIKAGRKPLTDTVSAVSVGIVGGVPLLDLRYEEDVKADTDMNVVCTGDGRFVEVQGTAEAEPFDRKELNALLDLAVGGCEDLAAFQRKALEATA
- a CDS encoding PTS glucose/sucrose transporter subunit IIB, which codes for MRYRDKADLRCGEAASFKNRENTMASKAEKIVAGLGGIDNIEEVEGCITRLRTEVNDPSLVDDAALKAAGAHGVVKMGTAIQVVIGTDADPIAADIEDMM